The genomic window TTCtcaacactcccccccccccccgcagatcAAATGCACCCTGGCGCTGAACGTGCTCAGCTGCGTGGCGGCCGTCGCGGCGATCGCCATCGTCACCGTTCACCTGATCACCGTGCGGCCGGGCGTCAGCGGCTGCGAGGAAAACCGCGAATCGAGCTACTACTCGGACTACGGCAGGGACAACTACTACTACATGTGCCAGGAGATGTTCTGGAAGTACACGGTGGGtgttggcggcggcggcagggCGGCGGCAGGGGGGTGTTCACTGAGTTGATTGACAGACTGCACTTGGACTTGGGTTCTCTGTTGCCTTCCAAGCTGACCTTGTTCTTCTTGTCGCGTGCTCTTCCTTGGTCCTCCGCAGATCGTGTTGGACGGCGTGCGGGGGCTGCTGCTCGTCCTGTCCGCGCTCCAGTTGGCCGTCGCTGTGTCCGGCGCCGTTTACGCCGGCCgggccagctgctccagctcctcccccaaGCCGGTACGCTTTCCGGAAAATTCCTCCGGCCCTCTCCGAGTCCTCCAGGCTTCCCCGATTCCCCTCAGGGCTTTCTGCTGTCATGGCCGCCCACCACCCcctctttttgttctttgtctCAGATGGTTGTGGTGATCGAGAAGCCAGCGATCGGCGCTGGGGACCACTATGGCAGCGATGAGGCTCTCCTGGGCAGCGACGACGCCCCCGGCAACCCTCCACCCTATGACgcctgaggccccgccccctgggaACTGGCTGCTTAGCGACGTCCGCACGCCGTGCTCAGATGTTCTGTTGTATCAGCTTTCCTGCTGCTTTCAAGTGCCTTGAGGTGGTGTCTGGGAATCTTATTCAGATGATGTGACGCTCTCACGTCGACTGTgggtttttttagttttttttttacacttactGATTTTAGTGCTATTCTGATTGAGCGGGTGACGGTTTTTCCCCACACTGGTCAAAACCGAAAGCAATTTTTAGATCGTCCTGCTCACAAAGCTTAtgttttcgtttgtttttgCAGTCTAGTCTCACCCTTGTCTTCTGTAGTCGAAGAGGAATGTgtgcacttaaaaaaatgtagacaacattgcaaaaatgttaaggtaatggtaaatggtaaatctTTAAACATATCTGTGTGATTTTATATGACCGATGAGTGTTTTCCTTCATGCTGATTTGTTTATAATAAAGATGCACTTGTGAACAATTGGCTATTCGTGTTATGAAGTGATTCACTGAACAAATTTGGAAGTTGCGCAACATGACAAAAAGGTTTTGCATTCACTGTGGGGCTCTGCTGggtattttccatttataacGGTACCAGTGTCTTTATTGTTAATAACAGCTGCTTAGTTATAGCACATCCTAGGCTGAAGAACAAGGTTTGGACGGATGACATCCTTGATTTAGAATTTCATTGGGGTCAAAATGCTTTTTGGGGAAATGTTCAGGAAAATTAGACCACTGTCGCAGCATGCGTCCACAGAATAATAGTTCATCCCTCTGTCAGGTTATATTGCACATACACATGGTTTTATTAAGTACGGAAGTatgttttgtaatgtttcaATTTGAGCATAACTGCCTCTGGCTGTTGCTTGTCTTGAATTACgcttaatatttcttttttttattgtagccATAGAACTTCGAGCTGTGCGAACTGCCGCGAGCAGAGCTGTCGAGTCTGCGGCGGGTCACAGTCCAGAGTGTTCTCAGCAAttctgagctgggggggggggggggcgcgcgaTCAGGCGACGTCACCCATACGTGTTTTTTGCGTGCGCGCAGAGGCGGCTGAGAACCTGGAAGGTCCGATCGGCA from Anguilla anguilla isolate fAngAng1 chromosome 8, fAngAng1.pri, whole genome shotgun sequence includes these protein-coding regions:
- the si:dkey-7j14.6 gene encoding membrane-spanning 4-domains subfamily A member 6C, giving the protein MSVSVTTANGLVIVTQVFKQGEQLNIPMNSIAAPAVPAAAKPVESVEPSSPVSPMTKKFLQGQPKQLGIVQIITGLVIVALGFMLVWQNPMWGAPIWSGSVFVLSGIISAIAHRGTRPCLIKCTLALNVLSCVAAVAAIAIVTVHLITVRPGVSGCEENRESSYYSDYGRDNYYYMCQEMFWKYTIVLDGVRGLLLVLSALQLAVAVSGAVYAGRASCSSSSPKPMVVVIEKPAIGAGDHYGSDEALLGSDDAPGNPPPYDA